The proteins below come from a single Clupea harengus chromosome 21, Ch_v2.0.2, whole genome shotgun sequence genomic window:
- the hecw2b gene encoding E3 ubiquitin-protein ligase HECW2 yields the protein MTTTAREHLLVVRRRSPHMRYTLSPENLRTLSVQGGGSGGGVGGGLSGGAGGSRSGTGDAAPLGLQRANSDTDLVTSESRSSLTASTYQFTLGRGQNLVISWDIKEEVDATDWIGLYQIDETCPANVWDSKNRGVNGTQRGQIVWRLESGPYFMEPETKICFKYYHGVSGALRATTPCITVKSPGLPAGAEGQVDHSVTEHCRKLVSFTLSDIRAQGLKKGMFFNPDPYLKMSIQPGKRSNFPTFTHHGQERRATIVTNTTNPVWHGEKYTFVALMTDVFEIEVKDKFSKSRPIIKRFLGQLTLPVQRLLERHASGDQPVNYTLCRRLPTEHVSGQIQFRVDITSTGHEDAMGSLLGASMNGDPGSPSDDEDILHPASSSRLLRGPSPTGSEDSLHGDSLHNGDGLAVGDDRLRELQTGANGGAELVDGAIGGYTHRQVSLNDYLDAIEAPKGPGERPLGAASPKLRSSFPTDTRLNAMLHIDSDEDEEGASRSVADALPPLLTNGAAAGAKAHTSSEQENEQEQCEGAKKAEKEEEETAGGGNAEAAGAAAESGAAGEEAGAAAETRAAGAAAGALAGAAAETGEAGAAAAAAETVEMEGDSRGEERTEERGGKEAGAIAGASQGPQASASTAQAQEGEEQTEEALKNRSEEAESSEEPRGGDITETTPSNSNVTGEGGGATASGQSGQANEEEEEEGEEVWQRRQSLQASGNASQEDGAWSAEASGTTAESGQAAMETDGGSAEAQVNGHQPVRLPSIRHEISRYQRVDEPLPPNWEARIDSHGRIFYVDHVNRTTTWQRPTAPPAPQVLQRSNSIQQMEQLNRRYQSIRRTMTNERTEEQAAEMPSEDNELMHHAIPEYRRDSAVPPSSSRSRLSLLLQSPCAKFLTSPDFFAVLHSNPSAYRLFTSNTCLKHMISKVRRDAHNFERYQHNRDLVTFLNLFANKQLELPRGWEMKHDHMGKPFFVDHNCRSTTFIDPRLPLQTARPSSLLAHRQHLSRQRSHSAGEVSTRRLVGDDPRHAGPSVLARSSNNRNQCQDVVPTAYNDKIVAFLRQPSIFDILQERQPELIRNHSLREKVQFIRNEGASGLARLSSDADLVILLSLFEEEVMSYVPPHALLHPSYCQSPRGSPVSSPQNSPGTQRANARAPAPYKRDFEAKLRNFYRKLETKGYGQGPGKVKLIIRRDHLLEDAFNQIMCYSRKDLQRSKLYVSFVGEEGLDYSGPSREFFFLVSRELFNPYYGLFEYSANDTYTVQISPMSAFVDNHHEWFRFSGRILGLALIHQYLLDAFFTRPFYKGLLRIPCELSDLEYLDEEFHQSLQWMKDNDIEDILDLTFTVNEEVFGQITERELKPGGANIPLCEKNKKEYIERMVKWRIERGVVQQTESLVRGFYEVVDARLVSVFDARELELVIAGTAEIDLGDWRSHTEYRGGYHDNHIVIHWFWAAVERFNNEQRLRLLQFVTGTSSIPYEGFASLRGSNGPRRFCVEKWGKITSLPRAHTCFNRLDLPPYPSFSMLYEKLLTAVEETSTFGLE from the exons ATGAGACGTGCCCTGCTAATGTATGGGACTCGAAGAACCGCGGGGTGAACGGCACTCAGAGGGGGCAGATCGTCTGGAGACTGGAGTCTGGGCCCTACTTCATGGagc CCGAGACTAAGATCTGCTTTAAATACTACCATGGAGTCAGTGGAGCCCTGAGAGCAACTACGCCCTGCATTACAGTCAAGAGCCCTGGACTTCCa GCGGGAGCAGAGGGTCAAGTGGACCATTCCGTGACGGAACACTGTCGGAAGCTGGTCAGCTTCACTTTGTcag ACATCCGTGCTCAGGGCCTGAAGAAAGGCATGTTCTTCAACCCTGACCCCTATCTGAAGATGTCCATCCAGCCGGGCAAGAGAAGCAACTTTCCAACCTTCACCCACCACGGCCAGGAGAGACGAGCCACCATCgtcaccaacaccaccaacccTGTGTGGCACGGAGAg aagtATACATTTGTGGCACTCATGACGGACGTTTTTGAAATCGAGGTCAAGGACAAGTTTTCCAAAAGTCGCCCAATCATCAAGCGCTTTCTGGGTCAGCTGACCCTCCCAGTGCAGAGACTCCTGGAGAGACATGCTTCAGG agacCAACCTGTGAACTATACCCTGTGTCGGCGATTGCCCACAGAACATGTCAGTGGCCAGATTCAGTTCAGAGTGGACATCACTTCTACAGGACATGAAG ATGCCATGGGCTCCTTACTTGGGGCCTCCATGAATGGGGACCCCGGGAGCCCGTCTGATGACGAAGATATCCTTCATcccgcctcctcctcccgcCTCTTGCGTGGCCCCTCCCCCACTGGCTCTGAGGACTCCCTCCACGGTGACAGTCTCCACAACGGTGACGGACTTGCTGTTGGCGACGACCGTCTGCGTGAGCTCCAGACAGGTGCCAACGGCGGAGCGGAGTTGGTGGACGGGGCCATTGGAGGTTACACCCACCGGCAGGTGTCCCTCAACGATTACCTGGATGCCATCGAGGCCCCTAAGGGCCCCGGGGAGAGGCCCCTAGGAGCCGCCTCGCCGAAACTGCGCTCCAGCTTCCCAACGGACACACGGCTCAACGCCATGCTGCACATCGACTCCGATGAGGACGAGGAGGGGGCTTCACGCAGCGTGGCTGACGCCCTCCCGCCACTCCTGACCAATGGGGCAGCAGCTGGGGCGAAggcacacacctcctcagagCAGGAGAATGAACAGGAGCAATGTGAGGGGGCGAAGAAGgctgagaaagaggaggaggagactgcAGGGGGGGGAAATGCCgaggcagcaggagcagcagctgagTCGGGGGCAGCAGGAGAagaagcaggagcagcagctgagACTAGGGCAGCAGGAGCAGCGGCAGGAGCACttgcaggagcagcagctgagACGGGggaagcaggagcagcagcagcggcagcggaGACcgtagagatggagggagacagcagaggagaggaaagaacagaggagagaggagggaaggaggcagGGGCCATCGCAGGGGCCTCACAGGGCCCTCAGGCTTCTGCTTCCACTGCacag gcgcaggagggggaggagcaAACAGAAGAAGCATTAAAGAACAGATCTGAGGAGGCGGAGTCTTCAGAAGAACCAAGGGGAGGCGATATAACAGAGACCACACCCTCAAACAGTAATGTTACTGGTGAAGGGGGAGGAGCCACCGCATCCGGTCAATCAGGACAGGCtaacgaggaagaggaggaggagggagaggaagtctggcagaggaggcagagcctgCAGGCCTCTGGGAATGCCAGTCAGGAGGATGGGGCGTGGTCAGCTGAGGCAAGTGGGACCACGGCAGAATCAGGACAGGCTGCCATGGAAACGGACGGAGGGTCAG CTGAAGCCCAGGTGAATGGTCATCAGCCTGTGCGCCTCCCCTCGATCCGCCACGAGATCAGCCGCTACCAGAGAGTGGACGAGCCCCTGCctccca aCTGGGAGGCCCGTATAGACAGCCACGGGCGGATCTTCTATGTGGACCATGTGAACCGCACCACCACCTGGCAGCGGCCCACTGCCCCCCCGGCCCCCCAGGTGCTGCAGCGCTCCAACTCCATCCAGCAGATGGAGCAGCTCAACCGCAG gtacCAGAGTATCCGTCGGACGATGACCaatgagaggacagaagagCAGGCAGCCGAGATGCCCTCCGAAGACAATGAGCTCATGCACCACGCTATACCTG AGTACCGGCGGGACAGTGCGGTGCCTCCCTCCAGCTCTCGCTCgcgtctctctctgctgctgcagtcCCCCTGCGCCAAGTTCCTCACCAGCCCTGACTTCTTCGCCGTGCTGCATTCCAACCCT AGTGCCTACCGCCTGTTTACAAGTAACACCTGCCTGAAGCACATGATCAGTAAAGTGCGTCGGGACGCTCATAACTTCGAGCGCTACCAGCACAACCGGGATCTGGTCACCTTTCTCAACCTGTTTGCCAACAAACAGCTGGAGCTTCCCCGCGGCTGGGAGATGAAGCATGACCACATGGGAAAG CCCTTCTTTGTGGATCATAACTGCCGCTCCACCACCTTCATTGACCCCCGGCTGCCGCTGCAGACTGCTCGACCCAGCAGCCTCCTGGCCCACCGGCAGCACCTGAGCCGCCAGCGCAGCCACAGCGCCGGGGAGGTGAGCACCCGACGTCTG gttGGAGATGACCCACGGCATGCTGGACCCTCAGTTCTGGCTCGATCCTCCAACAACCGGAACCAGTGCCAGGACGTGGTTCCCACGG CCTACAACGACAAGATTGTGGCGTTTCTAAGGCAACCCAGCATCTTCGATATCCTGCAAGAGAGACAGCCGGAGCTTATCAGAAATCACTCGCTCAG GGAGAAGGTGCAGTTTATCCGTAATGAAGGAGCGTCTGGTCTGGCTCGTCTCTCCAGCGATGCTGACCTAGTCATTCTgctaag TCTGTTTGAAGAGGAAGTGATGTCGTACGTGCCGCCCCATGCCTTACTGCACCCCAGCTACTGCCAGTCACCACGTGGCTCCCCGGTCTCCTCCCCCCAGAACTCtcctg ggaCACAGCGAGCAAATGCAAGGGCCCCTGCTCCGTACAAACGCGATTTTGAGGCCAAGCTCCGGAATTTCTATCGTAAACTAGAGACGAAAGGTTATGGACAGGGACCTGGGAAGGTTAA GTTGATTATACGCAGGGACCATCTCTTGGAAGACGCCTTCAACCAGATCATGTGCTACTCTCGTAAGGACCTGCAGAGAAGCAAGCTCTATGTCAGCTTCGTAGGCGAAGAAGG GTTGGACTACAGTGGCCCGTCGAGAGAGTTCTTCTTCCTGGTGTCGCGCGAGCTGTTTAATCCATACTACGGTCTGTTTGAGTACTCGGCCAATGATACCTACACCGTACAGATCAGCCCCATGTCGGCCTTTGTGGACAACCACCATGAATG GTTCCGGTTTAGTGGGCGCATCCTGGGTCTGGCACTGATCCATCAGTACCTGCTAGATGCCTTCTTCACTCGGCCCTTCTACAAGGGACTCCTGCGCAT TCCTTGTGAGTTGAGTGATCTTGAGTACCTGGATGAGGAGTTCCACCAGAGTCTGCAGTGGATGAAGGATAATGACATCGAGGATATTCTGGACCTCACCTTCACTGTCAATGAGGAGGTCTTTGGCCAG atcactGAGCGTGAGCTGAAGCCGGGCGGAGCAAACATCCCTCTGTGTgagaagaacaagaaggagTACATCGAGCGCATGGTGAAGTGGCGCATCGAGAGAGGGGTGGTGCAGCAGACTGAGAGCCTGGTGCGCGGCTTCTACGAG gtggtaGATGCACGGCTGGTTTCTGTGTTTGATGCTCGTGAACTGGAGCTGGTGATTGCTGGCACAGCAGAGATTGATCTGGGAGACTGGAGAAGTCACACAGAGTATAGAGGAg gttaccatgacaaccacatAGTGATCCACTGGTTCTGGGCCGCCGTCGAGAGATTCAACAACGAGCAAAGACTCCGACTGCTGCag TTCGTGACGGGCACCTCCAGCATCCCTTACGAGGGCTTCGCCTCCCTGAGGGGCAGCAACGGCCCCCGGCGCTTCTGTGTGGAGAAGTGGGGAAAAATCACCTCTCTACCCAG aGCTCACACCTGTTTCAACCGTCTGGATCTGCCGCCCTACCCCTCGTTCTCCATGCTGTACGAGAAGCTACTTACAGCCGTGGAGGAGACCAGCACCTTTGGCCTggagtga